Below is a window of Pseudomonadota bacterium DNA.
GGTTGGTAAGACATGGCTCTGCGGAGTGGACGTTAGCTTGGCCGATATTGCCATCGCGGCCCCCATGCACTTGCATCCTCACCAGAAAATGCCTCTCGAATCCTACCCGGATTTGCAGAGCTGGATGGCGCGCATCGAGGCCCTGCCCTGCTGGCAGCGCTCCGACCCGTCGGCCCTGCTGGGGCTGGATTAGCCACCGCTGAAAGTTTGCTGACTTCAACCGGGGTGTGTGGCCCCGGCGCGCGGTGTAAACTCGCCGCGGGGGAGAATACATGGCCGATATTCGACAATGGCTGGAAAGCCTGGGCCTCGGCCAATATGCCGAGGCATTCGAAGAGAATGAGATAACCCGCGATCAAGCGCCGGATCTCACGCACGAGATTTTGAAGGAGCTTGGCGTTACCGTCATCGGCCATCGCATGAAGCTTCTCAAGGCGGCAAAGGCGCTCCTCGATGGCGATGGCGATCCGGCCACGCCGGCCGTCCCCGAAGCCGAGCGGCGGCAATTGACGGTATTGTTTTGCGACCTGGTCGGCTCCACGGCGCTCTCCGAGAAGCTCGACCCGGAAGAGTTGCGCGAGGTGATGGCGGAATATCAGAAGGCCGCAGACGCTGCCGTCGAGCGCTATGGCGGCCATGTCGCGCAATATCTCGGCGACGGAATCGTGGTATATTTCGGCTGGCCGCGCGCGCATGAGCGCGACGCCGAGCGCGCCATCCTCGCCGCGCTCGAAACGGTCGAAGCTGTGAAGCGGTTGGACACCCTGGTTGAACTCGCCGTCCGCGTCGGCATCGCCACCGGCGTCGTCGTGGTCGGCGAGGCGGTTGAAGCCGATGCGAGCGTTCCCAAGACGGCGGTTGGCGAAACCTTCAATCTCGCGGCCCGCTTGCAGGGCCTGGCGTCGCCCAATGCCATCGTTATCACCGCGCTGACAAAAGAACTCGTGGGCGCGGCGTTTCAATATGAGGACCTTGCCCACCACGCACTCAAGGGCTTCGCCGAACCGGTGCAGGCATGGGGCGTCTTGAGAGAAAATATCGAAGATGGCGAATTCGAAGCCGCAACCGCCCGGCGTGCGCCTTGGCTTATCGGACGCGACGAGGAAACAGGCTTGCTGCGGCGGGCCTGGCAGCAGAGCCGGGAGGAGCCGGGCCAGGCGGTGTTGATCAATGGCGAAGCCGGTATTGGCAAATCCGCGCTGATCGCCACCCTGCTCGCGCAGGTGAGCGAAGCCGGCCTGCCGGCAAAGGTGTTTCGCTGTTCGCCCTACCACTCCAACAGCGCACTCTACCCGATCATCGAGCAGTTCAAACGGGCAATGCTGTGGGCGCCTGACGACACACCCGAGGCCCGTCTCGGCAAGCTCGAACGGCTGGTGAGCGGCTCGACCATACCGGCCGCAAAAATCATGCCCTTGTTCGCATCCCTCATGTCGCTGCCACTACCCGAAGCACGCTATCCGCCCATGGATCTTGCGCCACAGCAACTGAAACAGCAGACCCTGGACACGCTCGTTGCCTGGTCGCTTGAAGAGGCGGAGCGGCAAGCCACGGTGCTGTTATGGGAAGACCTCCATTGGGCGGACCCTTCGACCCTGGAATTCTTGGCTCTCCTGCTTGAGCAGGTTCCGACCGCGCCGCTGCTTTTGGTGATGACGTTCCGACCGAATTTCACGGTCATGTGGCCGGCGCGCTCACACATGACCCCGATTACATTGAACCGTCTCGAGCGCCCTCAGGCCGAGGCTTTGGTGAAACACCTCACCAGCGGCAAACCGTTACCGGAAGCGGTTGTCGAGCACATCGTCCGCAAGACCGACGGCGTGCCGCTCTATGTCGAAGAATTGACCAAGGCGATGTTCACCTCGGGAGTCCTGCGCGAGCAGGATGGTTGCTATGAACTGACCGGCCCGTTGTCGACGATTGCGATTCCCGCGACGTTGCAAGAATCACTGATGGCTCGGCTCGATCAATATCCGACGCTGCGCGAAGTGGCGCAGTTGGGTTCTGTTCTAGGACGCGAATTCGCTTTCGAATTGCTGTTGGCGCTTGGCCTGATAGAAGAAAACGCCCTAAAAGACGGATTAGGCCGGTTGGTGGAAGCGGAATTGCTCTATCAGCGCGGACGTCCGCC
It encodes the following:
- a CDS encoding AAA family ATPase, translated to MADIRQWLESLGLGQYAEAFEENEITRDQAPDLTHEILKELGVTVIGHRMKLLKAAKALLDGDGDPATPAVPEAERRQLTVLFCDLVGSTALSEKLDPEELREVMAEYQKAADAAVERYGGHVAQYLGDGIVVYFGWPRAHERDAERAILAALETVEAVKRLDTLVELAVRVGIATGVVVVGEAVEADASVPKTAVGETFNLAARLQGLASPNAIVITALTKELVGAAFQYEDLAHHALKGFAEPVQAWGVLRENIEDGEFEAATARRAPWLIGRDEETGLLRRAWQQSREEPGQAVLINGEAGIGKSALIATLLAQVSEAGLPAKVFRCSPYHSNSALYPIIEQFKRAMLWAPDDTPEARLGKLERLVSGSTIPAAKIMPLFASLMSLPLPEARYPPMDLAPQQLKQQTLDTLVAWSLEEAERQATVLLWEDLHWADPSTLEFLALLLEQVPTAPLLLVMTFRPNFTVMWPARSHMTPITLNRLERPQAEALVKHLTSGKPLPEAVVEHIVRKTDGVPLYVEELTKAMFTSGVLREQDGCYELTGPLSTIAIPATLQESLMARLDQYPTLREVAQLGSVLGREFAFELLLALGLIEENALKDGLGRLVEAELLYQRGRPPHAKYIFKHALIQDAAYQSLLKRTRQQYHHQVAQLLEERFPEQVETEPEVLAFHYTGAGRATVAIGYWLRAGKRAVEQSANAEAIAHLNQGLKLLEDLAEGEDRARLELTLRIELVACMRILDRYDAALAMLDRAQSVATDLGRIEDLALIHNYRGNICFPLGKYEDCLEQHQLAAGYAREAETIEQEARALSGLADAFYSQGRMITARDHYRQCVDFCSHHGLHRIERDNRYMAAWSAHFSDDLAGVAEDAIAAIDTTLASGHQRAEIVARASVALVLSDIGDNAGARREIEAGLAVVEKLGAFRFKPLYAIAENRIGLAEGKPAPQLVAAMEETFQTAQATGVTFLGPWVLSSLALVSDNPERRRRALADGEELLRSGCVGHNYLKFYPDAIEISLAAAEWNEAERYCAALADFTRPEPLPPAEFYVAYGRTLAAFGRGARDDATLNKIKHLRDEAARAGPTRSIPQLDQALTEANFSADSPT